A window from Setaria italica strain Yugu1 chromosome VIII, Setaria_italica_v2.0, whole genome shotgun sequence encodes these proteins:
- the LOC101777251 gene encoding laccase-15, protein MDSRSLPVAATAALIFFSVIALSAGTAIVEHTFVVTQVTMTHLCKDTLVTVVNGQLPGPAIEVTEGDSIAVHVVNKSPFNLTIHWHGVRQLLNCWADGVPMITQRPILPDHNFTYRFDASGQEGTLWWHAHVPCLRATIHGILIIRPRHGAISYPFPKPHKEIPIIIGEWWDLEDLGQVDRHLRHYVADDYFKASTINAKLGDLYNCSGVVEEAYKLDLEPGKTYLLRVLNAALFSEYYLKIAGHKFIVVAGDANYVSPYTTDTIAIAPGQTFDALVVADASPGRYYMVAMPNQPPKPDYQSPVLPTRGVLQYSNGAGGNQPGDVPMSPEMPDNHNHMLSFYFHGNLTSLHHPRHLPVPKRIDERLFITLGLGSVCRQGQSCERGAESDEVIVVATMNNISYELPTVSRPLLEAHYQNPSNIDWLQELPDVPPRVFNFTDNSLIPTGPKEEQLEPTSKAALARRFRYGAVVDVVFQSTSMLQSESNPMHLHGHDMFVLAQGSGNYDMERDVAKYNLVNPPLVNTVLVPRLGWVAVRFIADNPGVWYMHCHFEFHQSMGMIALFIVEDGPTANTSLPSPPVDFLTYGDDNNLMPDEYYL, encoded by the exons ATGGACAGCCGGAGCCTTCCAGTGGCAGCCACCGCTGCTCTCATCTTCTTCTCTGTCATAGCCCTGTCAGCGGGTACAGCCATCGTCGAGCACACCTTTGTT GTGACCCAGGTGACTATGACTCACTTGTGCAAGGATACGCTGGTCACCGTGGTGAATGGGCAGTTGCCCGGGCCGGCGATCGAGGTCACAGAGGGAGACTCCATCGCCGTCCATGTTGTCAACAAGTCACCCTTCAACTTAACAATCCACTG GCATGGAGTGAGGCAGCTGCTCAACTGCTGGGCGGATGGCGTGCCGATGATTACCCAGCGCCCCATCCTTCCAGACCATAACTTTACCTACCGTTTCGATGCTTCCGGGCAGGAAGGAACCCTATGGTGGCATGCTCATGTCCCCTGCCTCCGTGCAACAATACATGGCATCTTGATCATCCGGCCGAGGCATGGAGCCATCTCCTATCCATTTCCTAAGCCTCATAAGGAGATCCCCATCATTATAG GGGAGTGGTGGGACCTAGAGGACCTTGGACAGGTGGACAGGCACTTGAGGCATTATGTGGCTGACGATTACTTCAAAGCGTCCACAATCAATGCCAAGCTTGGAGATCTCTACAACTGCTCTG GCGTCGTCGAAGAAGCCTACAAGCTGGACCTGGAGCCCGGCAAGACCTACCTGCTCCGAGTACTCAATGCTGCGCTCTTCTCTGAGTACTACCTCAAGATAGCTGGGCACAAGTTCATAGTGGTTGCTGGCGATGCCAACTACGTTAGCCCCTATACGACGGACACCATCGCGATCGCTCCCGGCCAGACATTCGACGCCCTCGTGGTCGCCGATGCGTCTCCTGGAAGATACTACATGGTCGCCATGCCCAACCAGCCTCCAAAGCCCGACTATCAGAGCCCAGTCTTGCCCACTAGAGGCGTACTGCAGTATAGCAACGGAGCAGGAGGAAATCAGCCCGGTGATGTTCCAATGTCACCAGAGATGCCTGACAACCACAACCATATGCTATCGTTCTACTTCCATGGCAACCTTACCAGCTTGCACCACCCAAGACACCTACCAGTGCCGAAGCGAATCGATGAACGCCTATTCATAACGCTCGGGCTTGGCTCCGTTTGTCGGCAAGGCCAGTCCTGCGAGAGAGGAGCAGAGAGCGACGAGGTCATCGTTGTGGCAACCATGAATAATATATCATACGAGCTCCCCACCGTGTCGAGACCACTGCTAGAAGCCCACTACCAGAACCCCAGCAACATTGACTGGCTGCAAGAACTCCCTGATGTACCACCGCGGGTGTTCAACTTCACTGACAATTCCTTGATCCCAACAGGACCCAAGGAGGAACAGCTAGAGCCGACGTCCAAGGCTGCGTTGGCACGGCGATTCCGGTATGGAGCTGTTGTTGATGTGGTGTTCCAGAGCACGTCAATGTTGCAGAGCGAGTCCAACCCGATGCACCTGCACGGACATGACATGTTCGTGCTGGCACAGGGGAGCGGCAACTATGACATGGAAAGGGATGTGGCGAAGTACAACCTAGTTAATCCTCCACTTGTGAACACCGTGCTTGTACCACGGCTTGGATGGGTGGCTGTCCGGTTTATTGCGGACAATCCAG GTGTATGGTATATGCATTGCCACTTCGAGTTTCATCAATCAATGGGCATGATAGCATTGTTCATTGTGGAGGACGGACCAACAGCGAACACATCGCTCCCCTCACCGCCAGTGGATTTTCTGACATATGGCGATGATAATAATCTCATGCCAGATGAATACTACCTTTAG
- the LOC101770125 gene encoding uncharacterized protein LOC101770125, which yields MNQSIENWKDKKRKQQEIYEEENPYGPDPGDEESCDVSNTEAAPTRHVPTAATRGRKRGIATPSIGYKGPNFNSLRGPLLAKCVEETRNLVDGFRKTWRQTGCTIMVDGWTDRKRRTLINFLVHCPKGTIFLKSVDATESSKTAEFLFRLFRDVVNFVGAEHVVHFVTDNASNMVAAGRRLEDEFPSIYWSPCAAHCLNLVLSDFGKENLVKTTVAHASSITKYIYNHCYPLYLMRKFTKCHEILRPVQTHFATNFVALQSIYKHKADLHAMVVCKPIVRVLRIVDSDERPAMGYLFAAFHASREEIEKRFQRKKDLDEIRKGNKAWTVEDNPPHLNLEELNEFRGEFASLSIQCSDDLELNLDEAEADTMEENEVMAAVNENVLDDLDNAFDEGLEASLSAAAEVQDWAPFY from the exons ATGAATCAAAGTATTGAAAATTGGAAAGATAAGAAAAGGAAGCAGCAAGAGATTTATGAGGAAGAAAACCCGTATGGGCCTGACCCTGGAGATGAGGAATCATGTGATGTCTCTAATACTGAAGCAGCCCCAACCCGGCATGTTCCTACTGCAGCAActagaggaagaaaaagaggcaTTGCTACACCTAGTATTG GATACAAGGGGCCAAATTTCAATAGTTTGCGTGGTCCATTACTTGCAAAGTGTGTTGAGGAAACTAGAAATTTGGTTGATGGATTTCGTAAAACTTGGAGGCAAACTGGTTGCACAATTATGGTTGATGGATGGACTGATAGGAAGAGAAGGACCCTCATCAACTTCTTGGTACATTGTCCCAAAGGTACTATCTTTCTCAAGTCAGTTGATGCCACTGAAAGTTCCAAAACTGCAGAGTTCTTGTTCAGATTATTTAGAGATGTAGTGAACTTTGTTGGTGCTGAACATGTTGTTCATTTTGTCACTGATAATGCCTCAAACATGGTTGCTGCTGGTAGAAGATTAGAAGATGAGTTCCCATCTATTTATTGGTCCCCTTGTGCTGCCCATTGTTTGAATTTAGTATTGTCTGACTTTGGCAAGGAAAATTTAGTGAAGACCACTGTAGCTCATGCATCATCTATTACAAAATATATCTACAACCATTGTTATCCATTATATCTAATGAGGAAGTTCACTAAGTGTCATGAAATTCTTCGGCCTGTGCAAACTCATTTTGCTACAAATTTTGTTGCTTTGCAAAGCATATACAAGCACAAGGCTGATCTTCATGCAATGGTGGTCTGTA AACCAATTGTTAGGGTGTTGAGAATTGTGGACAGTGATGAGAGACCTGCAATGGGCTATCTATTTGCAGCCTTCCATGCTTCTCGAGAGGAAATTGAGAAGAGGTTTCAGAGGAAGAAGGA TTTGGATGAGATTCGAAAGGGAAATAAAGCATGGACCGTAGAAGATAATCCACCACATCTAAACTTGGAAGAGCTAAATGAATTCCGTGGTGAATTTGCTTCTTTGAGTATACAATGTAGTGATG ATTTAGAGCTAAACTTGGATGAGGCTGAGGCTGATACAATGGAAGAAAATGAAGTAATGGCTGCTGTCAACGAAAATGTGCTTGATGATCTTGATAATGCATTTGATGAAGGTTTGGAAGCAAGTCTGAGTGCTGCAGCTGAAGTTCAAGATTGGGCGCCATTTTACTAG